A stretch of Gymnodinialimonas phycosphaerae DNA encodes these proteins:
- a CDS encoding GFA family protein, which translates to MNATARPQTVSYCHCSDCRRLSGAPVAAFAAFASADLRFTPSKGPRRSFSKGVDRWFCPDCGTQLAATYDYLLDQVYVPLGLLDQANTLAPESHGHTDSALPWLHIEDDLPRDGASSRVRLQEPDPSG; encoded by the coding sequence GTGAACGCTACCGCGCGCCCTCAGACGGTCAGTTATTGCCACTGCTCGGACTGCCGCCGTCTCTCTGGCGCGCCTGTGGCCGCATTTGCGGCCTTCGCTTCGGCTGATCTGCGCTTCACTCCGTCCAAAGGCCCCCGCAGAAGCTTCTCCAAAGGCGTCGACCGTTGGTTCTGCCCCGACTGCGGCACGCAACTGGCGGCGACCTATGATTACTTGCTGGATCAGGTCTATGTGCCCCTCGGACTGCTGGATCAGGCGAATACCCTAGCGCCGGAAAGCCATGGCCATACGGACAGTGCACTCCCGTGGCTGCACATCGAAGATGATCTGCCCCGCGACGGGGCGTCTTCCCGTGTGCGCTTGCAAGAGCCGGACCCAAGCGGCTAA
- a CDS encoding NifU family protein produces MFIQTESTPNPATLKFLPGQTVLEVGTADFPSAETSAKSPLASRIFAVEGVTGVFFGIDFVTVTKADAVEWDHVKPAILGAIMEHYQSGEPVMDEGHQASSGHAEHTGEDGEIVGQIKTLLDTRVRPAVAQDGGDITFHGFDRGVVYLHMQGACAGCPSSTLTLKMGIENLLRHYIPEVVEVRPVNT; encoded by the coding sequence ATGTTCATCCAAACCGAATCCACGCCCAACCCCGCGACCCTGAAATTCCTGCCCGGCCAGACCGTGCTGGAAGTGGGCACCGCTGATTTCCCCAGCGCAGAGACCTCGGCCAAATCGCCGCTGGCGTCACGCATTTTCGCAGTCGAAGGCGTCACCGGGGTGTTCTTCGGCATTGATTTCGTGACGGTAACAAAGGCCGACGCGGTCGAGTGGGACCATGTGAAACCCGCCATCCTCGGCGCGATCATGGAGCATTACCAATCCGGCGAACCGGTCATGGACGAAGGCCACCAAGCCAGCAGCGGCCATGCCGAGCACACCGGCGAGGACGGCGAAATCGTGGGCCAGATCAAGACCCTGCTGGATACGCGCGTGCGCCCGGCCGTGGCCCAGGACGGCGGCGACATCACCTTCCACGGCTTTGACCGGGGCGTGGTCTACCTGCACATGCAAGGCGCCTGCGCCGGGTGCCCCTCGTCCACGCTGACGCTCAAGATGGGGATCGAGAACCTCTTGCGCCACTACATCCCCGAGGTGGTCGAGGTGCGTCCTGTCAACACCTGA
- a CDS encoding DUF2267 domain-containing protein, producing the protein MPMPWTFRHPQREWTAFLDDVADVLGSPSANVAYTATEGVFRAFRRRLTVDQAVAFAQCLPSVPRALFVQDWQLEDPVPWAEAATYIAEAKSLRQTHNFASDQVIEAVSFALHRAVGPEYLHKRLQDIGPEAVAFWHVDGYRPEDLAVRFR; encoded by the coding sequence CCTCAACGGGAATGGACAGCGTTTCTCGACGACGTGGCCGACGTGCTGGGATCGCCCTCGGCAAATGTGGCCTATACCGCGACCGAGGGCGTCTTTCGCGCTTTCCGCCGGCGGCTGACCGTCGACCAGGCGGTTGCCTTCGCGCAATGCCTGCCAAGCGTCCCGCGCGCGCTTTTCGTGCAGGATTGGCAGCTTGAAGATCCAGTTCCCTGGGCCGAAGCCGCGACGTATATCGCCGAGGCCAAGTCGCTCCGACAAACCCATAACTTCGCCTCCGACCAGGTCATCGAAGCCGTCTCCTTCGCGCTCCACCGCGCCGTGGGGCCGGAGTACCTGCACAAGCGCCTGCAGGACATCGGCCCCGAGGCCGTCGCATTCTGGCACGTCGACGGATACCGCCCCGAAGACCTCGCGGTCCGGTTCCGCTGA